Proteins encoded within one genomic window of candidate division WOR-3 bacterium:
- the fabF gene encoding beta-ketoacyl-ACP synthase II, with product MKRRVVVTGMGVVSPVGKSVKEFWEALLSAKNGIKLIDRFDVSLFPTKIAGLIDDFHPEERIDPKELKRMDLVTQYALYATHEAILDAGLSEDKFDPYRAGVIFSSGIGGIKTLEEEVIKLKEQGPRRVSPFLVPMMIVDITPGHIAMRYGFKGPNYSIVSACASSSHAIGDAYRLIKYGDADIVIAGGSEASITPIGLAGFCSMRALSTRNDEPEKASRPFDKERDGFVMAEGAGVVVLEELEHALKRGAKIYAEVVGYGATADAYHITAPHPEGEGAVNSMRLAIEEAGISPEEVSYINAHGTSTQLNDAAETKAIKKLFGEYAYKIPVSSTKSMTGHLLGAAGAVEFIATVMSVYTDKIHPTRNYEFPDPECDLDYVPGTYRELTVNYALSNSFGFGGHNASLLVKKYSV from the coding sequence ATGAAAAGACGCGTTGTAGTTACAGGGATGGGGGTGGTATCCCCTGTTGGTAAAAGCGTAAAAGAGTTTTGGGAGGCTCTCTTATCTGCAAAGAACGGAATTAAATTGATTGATAGATTTGATGTCTCCCTATTTCCTACAAAAATTGCTGGTTTAATTGACGATTTTCATCCCGAAGAGAGGATAGATCCTAAAGAACTTAAGAGAATGGACCTTGTAACTCAGTATGCTTTGTATGCTACTCATGAAGCCATCCTTGATGCGGGTCTATCAGAGGATAAATTTGATCCCTACAGAGCTGGCGTGATTTTTTCATCGGGTATAGGGGGTATCAAGACCCTTGAAGAAGAAGTGATTAAACTCAAGGAACAGGGACCGCGCAGGGTAAGTCCTTTTCTCGTTCCTATGATGATTGTGGATATTACGCCTGGCCACATCGCAATGAGGTACGGTTTTAAAGGTCCCAATTATTCCATTGTTTCTGCCTGTGCATCTTCATCCCATGCTATCGGTGATGCATATAGGTTGATTAAGTACGGAGATGCTGATATAGTGATTGCAGGTGGATCAGAGGCATCGATTACCCCAATCGGGCTTGCAGGATTTTGCAGCATGAGGGCCCTTTCTACAAGGAATGACGAGCCAGAAAAAGCCTCGAGGCCTTTTGATAAGGAACGTGATGGCTTTGTAATGGCAGAAGGGGCAGGGGTCGTTGTTCTGGAGGAGCTTGAACATGCGTTGAAGAGAGGGGCTAAAATCTATGCCGAGGTTGTCGGCTACGGTGCCACTGCCGATGCCTATCACATAACGGCACCTCATCCTGAAGGTGAAGGTGCTGTTAATTCCATGAGACTTGCTATAGAAGAGGCTGGAATTTCGCCTGAAGAAGTAAGTTACATAAACGCTCATGGTACCTCTACCCAGCTTAATGACGCTGCGGAGACAAAGGCGATCAAAAAGCTGTTCGGTGAATACGCTTACAAGATACCAGTATCTTCTACTAAGTCAATGACCGGGCACTTACTGGGGGCCGCTGGAGCGGTTGAATTCATCGCAACGGTAATGAGTGTTTACACTGATAAAATACACCCTACTCGGAATTACGAATTTCCTGATCCTGAGTGTGACCTCGATTATGTACCAGGAACTTACAGAGAACTTACCGTAAATTATGCGCTTTCCAATTCCTTTGGGTTTGGTGGCCACAACGCTTCACTTTTGGTTAAGAAATACTCCGTCTAA